Proteins encoded in a region of the Triticum dicoccoides isolate Atlit2015 ecotype Zavitan chromosome 3A, WEW_v2.0, whole genome shotgun sequence genome:
- the LOC119267792 gene encoding glucan endo-1,3-beta-D-glucosidase-like: MARGSQPSASLLLFSLGLVLLCFTSGSTVRLAEAQKTWCMAKPSSDEKVLQANINYACSNVSCAVIQPGGPCYNPNNLLSHTSVAMNLYYAANGRHSWNCYFADSGIVVKSDPSYGSCTYY; this comes from the exons ATGGCCAGGGGGTCTCAGCCATCTGCATCGCTCCTGCTCTTCTCTCTGGGGCTTGTGCTCCTCTGCTTCACCTCAG GAAGCACCGTGAGGCTGGCCGAGGCACAG AAAACGTGGTGCATGGCGAAGCCGTCGTCGGACGAGAAGGTCCTGCAGGCCAACATCAACTACGCGTGCTCCAACGTCAGCTGCGCTGTGATCCAGCCGGGCGGGCCGTGCTACAACCCCAACAACCTGCTGTCGCACACCTCCGTCGCCATGAACCTCTACTACGCCGCCAACGGCCGGCACTCCTGGAACTGCTACTTCGCCGACTCGGGCATCGTCGTCAAGTCCGACCCCA GTTACGGTTCGTGCACCTACTACTGA